A DNA window from Theobroma cacao cultivar B97-61/B2 chromosome 5, Criollo_cocoa_genome_V2, whole genome shotgun sequence contains the following coding sequences:
- the LOC18597898 gene encoding uncharacterized protein LOC18597898 isoform X1: MSKKIPEEIDLNCDALPVDRENEDNDVNDEEPASGAGTSSTKTLTERTVDGVGVFGKDNESAGGIDELGEESKMESVKHKGIDLEADIGSLGEEVDGKVSARFSSGGDSLMEVDGGSRGRGDGESVSIEDKKPVVAEQIAMRSSGGVAEDLNFSVCPSEDTLIEGNSVRIQLSLFADNTIQSGIAHDLGSDDAKPLSSGLGPGNSLPYGEQNVSSKEGSSGRLEGRDMEIDTPDDTNERNLITAIQDKGDRVIQNAEKGSNLLNDAVDLNSCTSTDEDVSDDADAKPEKPEEPEFCVSDLVWGKVRSHPWWPGQIFDRSAATAKAKKYFKKDCYLIAYFGDQTFAWNEASRIKPFRPHFSHMEKQNNMEEFHYAIDCALDEVSRRVEFGLACSCISKEAYAEVQAQIIVNAGIREESSRKDGGDRFSGVASFDPFELVERIKALAQSPSYSEVDRLQFITSQAQLLAFHRWKGYSQLPEFQNLCGLLETDVEIPLSEEVKKHCELIGDDVPSVEVDKQVLSEREKSESQDGSSQKQKKIPGDAKVSNKKEKSLSELIAERRLNMQNGKGKLTKKAGDKLISSSPAKKLKVVESVRDDSALKQNRSNASTGSVDKSLQSKQTFRVGASILRVASQLNGSSSTVSTPVLKHGDGTTKKKSAVNNESKGKNSSGKSPGKTAFQTNMSSADEMLSQLCLAATDPLKGYSFLSSMVFFFMELRNSFAMDLNSSEMSEQSSEQGTDGEIGEKSTRFEVTGKSELTSIKDTCCSDRIIQCLPEEQLAVDNHNQTTEVSLDTPSEKGFSVIESQPAAQASPNLDSEQKCTVTDENLGMEAEKRIEYSDESYTEDLYPTALILNFSDLESVPSVEDLNKIFSRYGPLVAPGAEVLKKSVRARVVFKRHADAETAFSSSGKYSIFGPSLVSYRLKRLASALPRSSPVATKRSRTDETCGDGSTT; encoded by the coding sequence ATGTCGAAAAAAATTCCTGAAGAAATCGACTTGAACTGTGATGCTCTTCCGGTTGACCGAGAAAACGAGGATAATGATGTAAATGATGAGGAGCCGGCCTCTGGGGCGGGTACTTCTTCAACCAAAACCCTAACAGAACGAACAGTTGATGGGGTTGGGGTCTTTGGAAAGGATAATGAGTCCGCTGGTGGGATTGATGAGCTAGGGGAAGAAAGCAAAATGGAAAGTGTGAAACATAAagggattgatttggaagctgATATTGGATCCTTAGGTGAAGAGGTTGATGGTAAAGTTAGTGCCCGGTTTAGCTCGGGTGGGGATTCTTTGATGGAGGTTGATGGAGGATCAAGAGGACGTGGAGACGGAGAGAGTGTTTCTATTGAAGACAAGAAACCAGTGGTGGCTGAACAAATTGCTATGAGATCTTCTGGTGGGGTAGCTGAGGATCTTAATTTTAGTGTGTGTCCTAGTGAGGACACGTTGATAGAGGGGAATTCTGTTAGGATTCAGTTGAGCTTGTTTGCTGATAATACCATTCAATCTGGTATTGCTCATGATTTAGGTTCTGATGATGCGAAGCCTCTTTCTTCAGGATTAGGTCCTGGAAACTCTTTACCTTATGGGGAGCAGAATGTGAGTTCAAAGGAAGGATCTTCTGGCAGATTAGAAGGTCGGGATATGGAGATTGATACACCTGACGATACCAACGaaagaaatttaattactGCCATCCAAGACAAAGGGGACAGGGTTATTCAGAATGCAGAAAAAGGGTCTAATCTGTTAAATGATGCGGTAGACTTGAATTCATGCACAAGCACAGACGAGGATGTATCTGATGATGCTGATGCAAAACCAGAAAAACCAGAAGAACCTGAATTTTGTGTCTCTGATTTAGTCTGGGGTAAAGTAAGGAGTCATCCCTGGTGGCCGGGACAGATATTTGATCGTTCAGCTGCCACAGCGAAGGCGAAGAAGTATTTTAAAAAGGACTGTTATTTGATTGCATATTTTGGTGACCAGACATTTGCTTGGAACGAAGCATCACGGATCAAGCCCTTTAGGCCCCATTTCTCACATATGGAAAAGCAGAACAATATGGAAGAGTTTCACTATGCTATTGATTGTGCTTTGGATGAGGTTTCTAGACGTGTGGAGTTCGGTCTGGCCTGTTCTTGCATTTCCAAGGAAGCATATGCCGAGGTTCAAGCTCAGATAATTGTTAATGCTGGGATCCGAGAAGAATCTAGTAGAAAAGATGGTGGGGACAGATTTTCAGGTGTTGCTTCTTTTGACCCTTTTGAACTTGTTGAGAGGATAAAAGCACTGGCCCAATCACCTTCTTATAGCGAGGTTGACAGACTGCAATTCATAACATCACAGGCACAATTGTTGGCATTCCATCGCTGGAAGGGTTACTCTCAGCTACCTGAATTTCAAAACCTTTGTGGATTGTTGGAGACTGATGTGGAGATACCTCTCTCCGAAGAAGTAAAGAAACATTGTGAACTGATTGGAGATGATGTTCCTAGTGTTGAAGTTGACAAACAGGTGCTTTCTGAAAGAGAGAAGTCAGAGAGTCAAGATGGCTCTTCtcagaaacaaaagaaaatccCAGGGGACGCTAAAgtttccaacaaaaaggagaaaagctTGTCAGAGTTGATAGCTGAAAGGCGCTTGAATATGCAAAATGGAAAAGGGAAATTGACTAAGAAAGCTGGTGACAAGTTAATTTCTTCATCCCCTGCTAAAAAACTAAAGGTGGTTGAGTCTGTGCGTGATGACTCAGCATTGAAACAGAATAGAAGTAATGCGTCAACAGGGTCTGTTGATAAGTCTCTGCAGTCTAAACAAACTTTCAGAGTTGGAGCTAGCATACTTAGGGTTGCAAGCCAACTGAATGGTTCAAGTTCAACAGTTTCAACTCCAGTACTTAAGCATGGTGATGGGACAACTAAAAAAAAGTCTGCAGTTAATAATGaaagtaaaggaaaaaattcGTCTGGTAAATCTCCAGGGAAGACGGCTTTTCAAACAAATATGTCTTCCGCTGATGAGATGCTCTCACAGCTTTGCTTGGCCGCAACAGATCCCCTGAAAGGGTATAGTTTTTTGTCCTCTatggtttttttctttatggaGTTGAGGAATTCATTTGCTATGGATCTTAACAGCTCTGAAATGTCTGAACAATCTTCAGAACAAGGAACTGATGGCGAAATAGGGGAGAAGTCAACCAGGTTTGAAGTTACTGGAAAGTCTGAGTTGACTTCAATCAAAGACACCTGTTGTTCTGATAGAATAATCCAGTGCCTTCCTGAAGAGCAATTAGCAGTTGACAACCACAACCAAACCACAGAGGTTTCTCTGGACACTCCTAGTGAAAAGGGTTTTTCTGTCATTGAATCGCAACCGGCTGCTCAGGCAAGTCCCAATTTGGATTCTGAACAGAAATGTACAGTCACAGATGAAAATCTTGGAATGGAAGCAGAGAAACGGATAGAATACTCAGATGAAAGTTATACAGAAGATCTATATCCAACTgctttgattttgaatttttcagaCTTAGAATCGGTTCCTTCAGTAGAAGACCTGAATAAGATATTTAGCCGTTATGGGCCTTTGGTTGCGCCAGGGGCTGAAGTGTTAAAAAAGAGCGTCCGTGCCAGAGTGGTTTTTAAAAGACATGCAGATGCTGAAACAGCTTTCAGCAGTTCTGGAAAATACAGCATTTTCGGACCCTCACTTGTTAGTTACCGCCTCAAGCGTCTGGCTTCTGCACTGCCTAGATCATCTCCAGTTGCAACTAAGCGAAGCAGAACAGATGAAACATGTGGAGATGGAAGTACTACTTGA
- the LOC18597898 gene encoding uncharacterized protein LOC18597898 isoform X2, translating into MSKKIPEEIDLNCDALPVDRENEDNDVNDEEPASGAGTSSTKTLTERTVDGVGVFGKDNESAGGIDELGEESKMESVKHKGIDLEADIGSLGEEVDGKVSARFSSGGDSLMEVDGGSRGRGDGESVSIEDKKPVVAEQIAMRSSGGVAEDLNFSVCPSEDTLIEGNSVRIQLSLFADNTIQSGIAHDLGSDDAKPLSSGLGPGNSLPYGEQNVSSKEGSSGRLEGRDMEIDTPDDTNERNLITAIQDKGDRVIQNAEKGSNLLNDAVDLNSCTSTDEDVSDDADAKPEKPEEPEFCVSDLVWGKVRSHPWWPGQIFDRSAATAKAKKYFKKDCYLIAYFGDQTFAWNEASRIKPFRPHFSHMEKQNNMEEFHYAIDCALDEVSRRVEFGLACSCISKEAYAEVQAQIIVNAGIREESSRKDGGDRFSGVASFDPFELVERIKALAQSPSYSEVDRLQFITSQAQLLAFHRWKGYSQLPEFQNLCGLLETDVEIPLSEEVKKHCELIGDDVPSVEVDKQVLSEREKSESQDGSSQKQKKIPGDAKVSNKKEKSLSELIAERRLNMQNGKGKLTKKAGDKLISSSPAKKLKVVESVRDDSALKQNRSNASTGSVDKSLQSKQTFRVGASILRVASQLNGSSSTVSTPVLKHGDGTTKKKSAVNNESKGKNSSGKSPGKTAFQTNMSSADEMLSQLCLAATDPLKGTRN; encoded by the exons ATGTCGAAAAAAATTCCTGAAGAAATCGACTTGAACTGTGATGCTCTTCCGGTTGACCGAGAAAACGAGGATAATGATGTAAATGATGAGGAGCCGGCCTCTGGGGCGGGTACTTCTTCAACCAAAACCCTAACAGAACGAACAGTTGATGGGGTTGGGGTCTTTGGAAAGGATAATGAGTCCGCTGGTGGGATTGATGAGCTAGGGGAAGAAAGCAAAATGGAAAGTGTGAAACATAAagggattgatttggaagctgATATTGGATCCTTAGGTGAAGAGGTTGATGGTAAAGTTAGTGCCCGGTTTAGCTCGGGTGGGGATTCTTTGATGGAGGTTGATGGAGGATCAAGAGGACGTGGAGACGGAGAGAGTGTTTCTATTGAAGACAAGAAACCAGTGGTGGCTGAACAAATTGCTATGAGATCTTCTGGTGGGGTAGCTGAGGATCTTAATTTTAGTGTGTGTCCTAGTGAGGACACGTTGATAGAGGGGAATTCTGTTAGGATTCAGTTGAGCTTGTTTGCTGATAATACCATTCAATCTGGTATTGCTCATGATTTAGGTTCTGATGATGCGAAGCCTCTTTCTTCAGGATTAGGTCCTGGAAACTCTTTACCTTATGGGGAGCAGAATGTGAGTTCAAAGGAAGGATCTTCTGGCAGATTAGAAGGTCGGGATATGGAGATTGATACACCTGACGATACCAACGaaagaaatttaattactGCCATCCAAGACAAAGGGGACAGGGTTATTCAGAATGCAGAAAAAGGGTCTAATCTGTTAAATGATGCGGTAGACTTGAATTCATGCACAAGCACAGACGAGGATGTATCTGATGATGCTGATGCAAAACCAGAAAAACCAGAAGAACCTGAATTTTGTGTCTCTGATTTAGTCTGGGGTAAAGTAAGGAGTCATCCCTGGTGGCCGGGACAGATATTTGATCGTTCAGCTGCCACAGCGAAGGCGAAGAAGTATTTTAAAAAGGACTGTTATTTGATTGCATATTTTGGTGACCAGACATTTGCTTGGAACGAAGCATCACGGATCAAGCCCTTTAGGCCCCATTTCTCACATATGGAAAAGCAGAACAATATGGAAGAGTTTCACTATGCTATTGATTGTGCTTTGGATGAGGTTTCTAGACGTGTGGAGTTCGGTCTGGCCTGTTCTTGCATTTCCAAGGAAGCATATGCCGAGGTTCAAGCTCAGATAATTGTTAATGCTGGGATCCGAGAAGAATCTAGTAGAAAAGATGGTGGGGACAGATTTTCAGGTGTTGCTTCTTTTGACCCTTTTGAACTTGTTGAGAGGATAAAAGCACTGGCCCAATCACCTTCTTATAGCGAGGTTGACAGACTGCAATTCATAACATCACAGGCACAATTGTTGGCATTCCATCGCTGGAAGGGTTACTCTCAGCTACCTGAATTTCAAAACCTTTGTGGATTGTTGGAGACTGATGTGGAGATACCTCTCTCCGAAGAAGTAAAGAAACATTGTGAACTGATTGGAGATGATGTTCCTAGTGTTGAAGTTGACAAACAGGTGCTTTCTGAAAGAGAGAAGTCAGAGAGTCAAGATGGCTCTTCtcagaaacaaaagaaaatccCAGGGGACGCTAAAgtttccaacaaaaaggagaaaagctTGTCAGAGTTGATAGCTGAAAGGCGCTTGAATATGCAAAATGGAAAAGGGAAATTGACTAAGAAAGCTGGTGACAAGTTAATTTCTTCATCCCCTGCTAAAAAACTAAAGGTGGTTGAGTCTGTGCGTGATGACTCAGCATTGAAACAGAATAGAAGTAATGCGTCAACAGGGTCTGTTGATAAGTCTCTGCAGTCTAAACAAACTTTCAGAGTTGGAGCTAGCATACTTAGGGTTGCAAGCCAACTGAATGGTTCAAGTTCAACAGTTTCAACTCCAGTACTTAAGCATGGTGATGGGACAACTAAAAAAAAGTCTGCAGTTAATAATGaaagtaaaggaaaaaattcGTCTGGTAAATCTCCAGGGAAGACGGCTTTTCAAACAAATATGTCTTCCGCTGATGAGATGCTCTCACAGCTTTGCTTGGCCGCAACAGATCCCCTGAAAGG AACAAGGAACTGA